From a region of the Balaenoptera ricei isolate mBalRic1 chromosome 11, mBalRic1.hap2, whole genome shotgun sequence genome:
- the CLPSL2 gene encoding colipase-like protein 2, whose amino-acid sequence MAAALAILAAMLLPCWGAFPQFKRGSTKTNGARCSHHSECYSDCCLINLDHGGAFCVPRARITMMCLPQTKGAINIICPCQVGLSCIHKDPVCTRRCHLI is encoded by the exons ATGGCCGCGGCCCTCGCGATACTCGCGGCGATGCTGCTCCCCTGCTGGGGCGCGTTCCCGCAGTTTAAAAGGGGGTCTACAAAG ACGAACGGGGCTAGGTGCTCCCACCACTCGGAGTGCTACAGTGACTGCTGTCTCATCAACTTGGACCACGGTGGTGCCTTCTGTGTCCCTAGGGCCAGAATAACCATGATGTGCTTGCCCCAG ACCAAGGGCGCCATCAACATCATATGCCCCTGCCAAGTAGGCTTAAGTTGCATACACAAGGACCCAGTCTGTACCCGCCGGTGCCATTTGATTTAG
- the ARMC12 gene encoding armadillo repeat-containing protein 12 isoform X2, translated as MYCIPQRLGQMDICKGVVSLATAAGAIYLLYKAIRAGIKCQPPLCSASPICVARLAIEREQRGRDSGELRRLLNSLECKQDEYAKSMILHSITRCVYLLESEASTCTNDDITLVGSMLDDKDNSVKIQALNTLKAFSGIRKFRLKIQEHSIKVLELISTIWDSELHIAGLRLLNNLPLPDFAHPQLRRVMPALMEILQSDYILAQVQAAQLLSNLAQKNDLLYDILNCQVHSNFLNLFQSAQPGSLLHEVLVFAERLSEGRSSPHYRAVQWHYNEQSVHEALFGDDSRLADRLLALVIHPEEDIQIQACKVIVSLQCPQDVGVRPSCPPSHSCFNNAE; from the exons ATGTACTGCATCCCCCAGCGCCTGGGGCAAATGGACATCTGCAAAGGTGTAGTGAGCCTGGCCACAGCCGCTGGGGCCATCTACCTGCTCTACAAGGCCATCAGGGCCGGCATAAAATGTCAACCACCCCTCTGCTCTGCCTCACCCATCTGCGTCGCCC GCCTGGCAATCGAGCGAGAGCAGCGCGGGCGGGACTCAGGTGAGCTCCGGAGGCTCCTCAACTCCTTGGAGTGCAAACAGGATGAGTACGCCAAGAGCATGATCCTGCACAGTATCACGCGCTGCGTGTACTTGCTGGAGTCCGAG GCCTCTACGTGTACTAATGATGACATCACGTTGGTGGGCTCCATGCTGGATGACAAGGACAACAGTGTCAAAATCCAAGCTCTGAACACACTTAAAGCTTTCTCTGGCATCAGAAAATTCAGGCTGAAAATCCAG GAACACTCCATCAAGGTGCTGGAACTGATCTCCACCATCTGGGACTCGGAGCTGCACATTGCAGGCCTCAGACTCCTCAACAACCTCCCACTGCCTGACTTTGCACATCCACAGCTGCGACGGGTGATGCCTGCCTTGATGGAGATCCTGCAGTCAGACTACATCCTGGCACAG GTGCAAGCCGCGCAATTGCTGAGCAACCTGGCGCAGAAGAACGATCTTCTCTATGACATTCTCAACTGCCAG GTACACTCCAACTTCCTGAACCTGTTCCAGTCCGCACAGCCCGGGAGTCTGCTGCATGAAGTACTGGTGTTTGCAGAGCGGCTGAGTGAGGGCCGGAGTTCACCCCACTACCGCGCCGTGCAGTGGCATTACAATGAACAGTCTGTGCACGAAGCTCTCTTTGGGGATGACTCACGACTGGCAGACCGGCTGCTTGCCCTGGTCATCCACCCCGAGGAGGATATTCAGATCCAGGCCTGCAAAGTCATAGTCAGCCTGCAGTGCCCACAGGATGTGGGAGTCCGGCCCTCCTGCCCGCCCAGTCACTCCTGCTTTAATAATGCGGAATAA
- the ARMC12 gene encoding armadillo repeat-containing protein 12 isoform X1, which yields MLETQRQLPSGAFGQQSSGSGRPLLGASGMYCIPQRLGQMDICKGVVSLATAAGAIYLLYKAIRAGIKCQPPLCSASPICVARLAIEREQRGRDSGELRRLLNSLECKQDEYAKSMILHSITRCVYLLESEASTCTNDDITLVGSMLDDKDNSVKIQALNTLKAFSGIRKFRLKIQEHSIKVLELISTIWDSELHIAGLRLLNNLPLPDFAHPQLRRVMPALMEILQSDYILAQVQAAQLLSNLAQKNDLLYDILNCQVHSNFLNLFQSAQPGSLLHEVLVFAERLSEGRSSPHYRAVQWHYNEQSVHEALFGDDSRLADRLLALVIHPEEDIQIQACKVIVSLQCPQDVGVRPSCPPSHSCFNNAE from the exons ATGTTGGAGACCCAGAGACAACTGCCCTCGGGAGCTTTTGGTCAACAG AGTTCTGGTTCCGGAAGGCCTTTGCTAGGTGCCTCGGGCATGTACTGCATCCCCCAGCGCCTGGGGCAAATGGACATCTGCAAAGGTGTAGTGAGCCTGGCCACAGCCGCTGGGGCCATCTACCTGCTCTACAAGGCCATCAGGGCCGGCATAAAATGTCAACCACCCCTCTGCTCTGCCTCACCCATCTGCGTCGCCC GCCTGGCAATCGAGCGAGAGCAGCGCGGGCGGGACTCAGGTGAGCTCCGGAGGCTCCTCAACTCCTTGGAGTGCAAACAGGATGAGTACGCCAAGAGCATGATCCTGCACAGTATCACGCGCTGCGTGTACTTGCTGGAGTCCGAG GCCTCTACGTGTACTAATGATGACATCACGTTGGTGGGCTCCATGCTGGATGACAAGGACAACAGTGTCAAAATCCAAGCTCTGAACACACTTAAAGCTTTCTCTGGCATCAGAAAATTCAGGCTGAAAATCCAG GAACACTCCATCAAGGTGCTGGAACTGATCTCCACCATCTGGGACTCGGAGCTGCACATTGCAGGCCTCAGACTCCTCAACAACCTCCCACTGCCTGACTTTGCACATCCACAGCTGCGACGGGTGATGCCTGCCTTGATGGAGATCCTGCAGTCAGACTACATCCTGGCACAG GTGCAAGCCGCGCAATTGCTGAGCAACCTGGCGCAGAAGAACGATCTTCTCTATGACATTCTCAACTGCCAG GTACACTCCAACTTCCTGAACCTGTTCCAGTCCGCACAGCCCGGGAGTCTGCTGCATGAAGTACTGGTGTTTGCAGAGCGGCTGAGTGAGGGCCGGAGTTCACCCCACTACCGCGCCGTGCAGTGGCATTACAATGAACAGTCTGTGCACGAAGCTCTCTTTGGGGATGACTCACGACTGGCAGACCGGCTGCTTGCCCTGGTCATCCACCCCGAGGAGGATATTCAGATCCAGGCCTGCAAAGTCATAGTCAGCCTGCAGTGCCCACAGGATGTGGGAGTCCGGCCCTCCTGCCCGCCCAGTCACTCCTGCTTTAATAATGCGGAATAA